The DNA segment TGCAGAGTCAAGTGCAGCAGACATTGATAATTTTGCACCATAGCCTTCTGGATCAGGTGAAGTAATATGATAACCATCAGAAGCTTCACCAAAGCCTAGTAATTGAATTTCTGAAGGTTTTTTACTTAATACAAATAAGGCTGCTCCCTCACCAATAGTGATACCATTACGGTTAGTACTAAATGGGTTACATATATCATCTGAAACTGAATCAATACAATCAAATCCATTTAAAGTCATTTGACATAGGGTATCACAGCCACCGACAATAACTGCATCACAGAGATTACTTTCAATGAGTCTTACGCCAGAAATAATCGCTTTTGCACTCGATGAACAGGCTGTTGATACCGTATAAGAAGGGCCGCCTAGCTGTAGATACTGAGATAAAAATAAGGCAATTTGGCCTAATTCTTGTTGTTTATAATTAAATTGCGCTGGGTAAGTTATATTATTTTTAAAATAATTAAACGCATGCTCACCTTCACTAATACCCGATGTACTTGTGCCTAATACAACACCAATGCGGTGATTGCCATAAATTGATTTGAACTGATTCAACGTTTCTTCTATTTGTTGATAAGCTTTCAGTAATAGTCGATTATTTCGACAGTCAAATGCTTTAAATAATGGGTTAATTTCTGGTAGTTGTGCTGTAACTTCAGCAATATAGCATGATCTTTGACTAAATAATTGATCATAGTGGTGAACATTGATCTGGCTATTTTGTAATAAATTATCAATTACTTGGTCTTTGCTATTACCCAATGCGTTGATAATTCCAAGATCATTTAAATACATCTGCATTAGCTGATACTTTCAATAATACTATTTAACATAACCAATTCCTTGTTTAGACAAAGCTATCTTAAACGTTTACGCTTATCCTTTTTATCATCTTTTTCAGAATCAGTTTGCTCATCATTTTCTAGAGTTGTTTCACTCTTATCAATAAATGCTTCATCCGCTTGACGAGCTGAATCAATCAATTTAGACATTTCTGAACCATACTCTAATGAATCGTCATAGATAAAACGTAAACTTGGCACAATACGTAAGCTTAACTCTTTTGCTAAATAACTTCTAAAAAAGCCTTTAGCTTTGTTAAAAGCTTCTGCTAAGTCAGTTTGTGAAACGGTATCTGATAAAGATGTATAATATATTTTGGCATAAGATAAATCTTTAGAGACATCAACTGATGTAATTGAAACCCACTGAAATTTAGGGTTACGTATTTTTTTTCTAATTGCTGTTACAATTAAACGTTGAATCTCATCTGCTACCCGATAGACTCTTGAGGTTCCAGCCACTTAAAGATTCCTCTTTACTTCAGTTGTTTCATAGACTTCAATCTGATCGCCTACTTTAACATCATTATAGTTTTTGACACCAATACCGCATTCCATACCTTTTTTAACTTCACTGACATCTTCTTTAAAATGACGTAATGACTCGAGTGCACCTTCATAGATAACAACCTGATCACGTAACACACGAATTGGATTATTACGTTTGATGATACCATCAAGTACGCGACAACCTGCAATGGCACCGATCTTAGCTGATCTAAAGACTTCACGTACTTCAGCGATACCAATAATCTCTTCACGTAATTCAGGCGATAATAAACCACCCATCGCTTGTTTAACATCATCAATTAAATCATAAATAATGCTGTAATATCTCAAGTCAACTTCTTCTTTTTCAGCCATTTTCTTTGCTGTAATATCTGCACGGACATTAAATCCAAATAGCACAGCTTGTGATGCAATGGCTAAATTAACATCAGATGACGTAATACCACCAATACCTGATGCAACAACTTCTACTTTTACTTCATCATTTGATAGTTTAGTTAATGACTCTTGAATGGCTTCGACTGAACCTTGAACATCTGCTTTGACAATCACACTTAAAGTTTGCTGTTCATCACTTTGACCCATTCGATCAAACAAGGCACTTAATTTACCTGCTTGTTGTTGTTTTATTTTTTCTTGGCGATGTTTTTCTTGACGGAATTGTGCAACTTCTCGTGCTTTTTTCTCATCTTTAACTGAAATAACTTCATCACCTGCATTTGGCACACCAGAAAGTCCTAAAACAGCGACAGGCGTTGAAGGGCCTGCATCAGTAATTGGTTGACCATGATCACCAAGCATTGCCCTAACACGACCAAACTCAAGGCCCGCTAGAATAATATCCCCTGCTTTTAAGTGTCCTGACTGAATTAAAACTGTTGCTACAGAACCACGACCTTTCTCTAATTTAGACTCAACAACAACACCTTTAGCATAACCATCTACAGACGCACTTAATTCTAAAACTTCTGCTTGCAATAAAACACCATCTAACAATTCATCAATGCCTTCACCTGATTTTGCAGAGACATGAACAAACATTGCATCTCCACCCCAATCTTCAGGAATAACATCATGTTGTGATAACTCATTTTTAACACGCTCTGGATCAGCTTCAGGTTTATCAATCTTATTAACAGCAACAATAATTGGCACGCCTGCAGCTTTAGCATGTTGTATTGCTTCAAGCGTTTGTGGCATAACACCATCATCTGCTGCTACAACTAAAATAACAATATCCGTACAATCGGCACCGCGTGCACGCATCGATGTAAATGCCTCATGCCCAGGTGTATCTAAAAAGGTTATGTTGCCTTTTTCAG comes from the bacterium SCSIO 12844 genome and includes:
- the rbfA gene encoding 30S ribosome-binding factor RbfA; this translates as MAGTSRVYRVADEIQRLIVTAIRKKIRNPKFQWVSITSVDVSKDLSYAKIYYTSLSDTVSQTDLAEAFNKAKGFFRSYLAKELSLRIVPSLRFIYDDSLEYGSEMSKLIDSARQADEAFIDKSETTLENDEQTDSEKDDKKDKRKRLR
- a CDS encoding beta-ketoacyl-[acyl-carrier-protein] synthase family protein; protein product: MQMYLNDLGIINALGNSKDQVIDNLLQNSQINVHHYDQLFSQRSCYIAEVTAQLPEINPLFKAFDCRNNRLLLKAYQQIEETLNQFKSIYGNHRIGVVLGTSTSGISEGEHAFNYFKNNITYPAQFNYKQQELGQIALFLSQYLQLGGPSYTVSTACSSSAKAIISGVRLIESNLCDAVIVGGCDTLCQMTLNGFDCIDSVSDDICNPFSTNRNGITIGEGAALFVLSKKPSEIQLLGFGEASDGYHITSPDPEGYGAKLSMSAALDSADFKANDIGYINAHGTATPKNDQMESKAIYKLFANQTPISSTKPLTGHTLGAAAAIELGLCWLLLSQQYNPKKLIPKQLWDGIKGDDVSDCFIINEQINYDKPYFLSNSFAFGGNNASLIIGRGN
- the infB gene encoding translation initiation factor IF-2; the protein is MTEITVAQLANTVGIGVDQLVEKLKEAGIDKADGKDLITDDEKNKLLGHIQGVDGKAESNKITLKRKSTQKLKLSGQNRKINVEVRKKKVIVKPKDELVEEEQEVITDTKLEDKHQEIAEHSEPEVKKDVTEKSAATVDDQGLEQEKGAEVTETKKSIKKTKSADVKEVDVDKTEKNHIEVESKNKTKEESVTSKAETKTQDEASKEPKKETKPHKKEKDKFEKDDKRLAELKEKSQTKKKKSKGRKKHSSKELLDDTYDQATMQNKRAAERMNKRRIDLSKVKTQKFTKPQAQILREIEIPEELTVQELAQKMARKAAEIIKVLMKMGTMVTINQMIDQETAILVTEELGHKYRLTKADAIEDEVKVDESVGDKLPRAPVVTIMGHVDHGKTSLLDYIRRSKVTAGEAGGITQHIGAYSVATEKGNITFLDTPGHEAFTSMRARGADCTDIVILVVAADDGVMPQTLEAIQHAKAAGVPIIVAVNKIDKPEADPERVKNELSQHDVIPEDWGGDAMFVHVSAKSGEGIDELLDGVLLQAEVLELSASVDGYAKGVVVESKLEKGRGSVATVLIQSGHLKAGDIILAGLEFGRVRAMLGDHGQPITDAGPSTPVAVLGLSGVPNAGDEVISVKDEKKAREVAQFRQEKHRQEKIKQQQAGKLSALFDRMGQSDEQQTLSVIVKADVQGSVEAIQESLTKLSNDEVKVEVVASGIGGITSSDVNLAIASQAVLFGFNVRADITAKKMAEKEEVDLRYYSIIYDLIDDVKQAMGGLLSPELREEIIGIAEVREVFRSAKIGAIAGCRVLDGIIKRNNPIRVLRDQVVIYEGALESLRHFKEDVSEVKKGMECGIGVKNYNDVKVGDQIEVYETTEVKRNL